The Quercus lobata isolate SW786 chromosome 4, ValleyOak3.0 Primary Assembly, whole genome shotgun sequence genome segment TTACACATTTTAAATTCCTTGCACAACATGTCAACAATTTtgtatgtttatatataaatcttacatGGTTGTACATATCTTAAGTTTTTGTCATGTGACACATTCCTTAAAATTCTTCTCATTTAGGCTTCCACCTCACtaaatattgaatttatataGTTCATTGTACTAATGGAGTTTATTAATGTCATTAAGAAGAGTTTAAACTTTTAAGGAATTACATGCATTTATTTCACATTTTTACTATATGTGGtgaactaattatttatataaaataatttatcatatttatttttctataatttatatgaGAAACTATTGATTAggaatataatattttctagatACTAGTTAGCTTAAGTATTTGCTTAAATTTTTCCCATGTACATAGAAGTGGTAACAAAGTAGCCCATAACCTAGCTAGACATGCAAGAAATGTCAGAGGTTTATCAATGTGGGTGGAGGATGTTCCACCCCACCTAGTTGATGTACCCTTTGCCGACCCTGGTTGATTTTATAAAAGCAGTagttttcattctcaaaaaaaaaaaaaaagtactagtAGAGTCTGttgtcatcaaataaaagattttggATTCAAATGTCATCTTCATAAAAAaacttgaaagttcaattagtgtataaaacaccttgaatgtttagactcccaatttacaaattaccaattcaagcttaatatcaaacaattaatgtgcggaaaatgaacataagcttaatacaaaattgataaataatctaaaccaaataaaatcacattcacaacagaaattaaatggaaaagattaagggaagagagatgcaaacacaaggacaacactcgatgtattatcgaagaggaaaccaaagcttttggcgtaaaacctcttcgtcgccctccaagcggtaaacaatccactaaagaatgtagttgggatacatgaacagcagaagaccctccaagcctaatctactcaatgtacctaagccctccaagccctccaagcctaatctacacAAATATAACGCATCTCATTATTCTCTTGTAGGAAAGGGGGTGCACTACTTGTTAATTCATCCCTACAGTTTTCAGTATCAATCATGCAACTATCAGATGCAACTTTTACTGAGAAGTAGTCATGAGTTGTCAATGCAGTTTTTGCATATTCTAGATCACCAAGAATGCTGTTATAGAGTTCGAGGTAAACTTCAAATGGCGCTTTTAATATGGGGTCTGTGGTTTTATTGACGAGTGAGCGAATAAGGGCCATGTTATTTTTAGCAGCAACATTTGTTAAGTGAATTGAAATATTGGTGAGGCCAACAAGGTCGACTAAGGGTGTACGATGATTGGATTGGAGAGTTTGCAAGCAAAAAGTAGGATCTTCATGCCAAGAGCACAGAGATAAGCATATTTTTGATACCTTCACACTTAGCCATGCATTTGTTGGGCAAATCAATAGGATTGCTAGCATAAGAGAGAGGAGCAAGGAGGCACAAAATGAGGGGGCCATTTTATTGAGTCTAATTTCTTGAGGATGTATAGTGTTTCTGTCAAAATGGGACAATTATGACAAGAAATTTAAGGATAttcttatatgtatatattggtTGGCTCTTCTGTCAAAATGGGACTATTTTGACTAGTTTGATCTTTTAAGGAAGAGAGACCATTTATTtaagatactttttttttttttggaaggaaatttatttatttatttaagatacTTAAATGTCAATTAATGccttattttagttttatttatttatttatttattatacaagatagaaattctactctaacttaatctaacgatttgtttttttttttcttgccctAGCTTTTCTCTGAGACACTAGAGCATAGAatcttccttatcttcttcGGAATGATAAACCCTCCCCTCTGTTAAGCCTCCATAGCAGTTGGGTTCCTCTGACCTCCATCCCATGTACGCGTGGCTTAATCCcttctctctctattctctcCATACTGCTTACCCTCATGGAAGAAATCTTATATGATTGGAAAAAATTATCCTTGATGGACGAGGAAGACGCCAAGCTTAGTCTTTCAAGATCcaaaaatttaagaaacaaGGAGTACATATTGGCGGCCAAGTTCCTTACCAAAAGAGCTCTTAACGTGGAAGCAATTGGTCACACATTCAAACCCCTATGGAGAGCCAAAAAGGATTTTAAAGTGTGCGAAGCGGGAGATCATGTTCTTCTATTTGTCTTCGAACTAGAAGCAGATGCGGAGCATGTTCTAGCTAATGAACCCTGGACGTTCGACAAACATGCAGTCCTCCTACAGAGGTTCGATGGGTTAATGCCGACGAGGTATCTAAGGTTCACGAGACTGAAATTCTGGGTGCAAATATACGGCTTGCTGATACGTATGTTGGATCCAGAGAAGACAATCAAAATAGGAGAAACTCTCGGCCAGGTAACTCCATGTGAGAATCCTAATGAGTTGGTGGGGGGTGATTTTTTACGTGTTCATGTGGAGATTGATGTCTCAAAACCTCTTTGTCGAGGTCGAAGAGTCGCACTGGATGATAATGAAGAGATCTGGATCTCTTTTAAGTACGAAAAATTACCCAACTTCTGCTATTGGTGTGGTCTCATATCACACGACGGGAAGGACTGCGACATCTGGCTTGCAAGGAAGGACATAAGAAACACTAAACCTCACGAATACGGCCATGGTTGAGAGCGATGCCTTTCAACCCCGGAAACATTCTTTTCACCGTGGTCTCTGGTATGGGTGACGGATTGGGGGGAGCCACAAAACAGTGTAAAACACCAACTGAGATGGCGGACAGGGCAACGGGAATGAAAACAGCAATGAAAATGGCAAGATTTGATTCTGGCGAGAAGGAAGGGGCTAATCGGATGCACGTTTCAGATATGGAAATCGTTGAAATAGAGGCACAATTCACGCCAAAATCCCACAATAATAGCACCCTATTAAGCGCTCGTTTGTTTCAGCGTTTGGAGCCCAAAATGCACGTTTTCAAAAAAGCCAGCCTGAAAATAGTGTTTGGTAAgtataaaacgcaactttttggaaaaaactacgttttatatttgtgaagaaaCGCGCGTTTGAGTTTATGGAGCTCTGGAGGTCCATAAACAAAAAGCTCATACgcattttgattttgatccGTTGGGCTCTTCCAAAAAATACCAAACTACCCTTGATAAATCATTAgttctcat includes the following:
- the LOC115984451 gene encoding pectinesterase inhibitor-like, whose protein sequence is MAPSFCASLLLSLMLAILLICPTNAWLSVKVSKICLSLCSWHEDPTFCLQTLQSNHRTPLVDLVGLTNISIHLTNVAAKNNMALIRSLVNKTTDPILKAPFEVYLELYNSILGDLEYAKTALTTHDYFSVKVASDSCMIDTENCRDELTSSAPPFLQENNEMRYICVD